The genomic region AAGAGAGAGGGCCATATCTGCCGGAATGGCAAACTCCGCCGGGCTTATTCCCGTTTTGTTTAATAAGAGTAAAATCGGATTTTTGGCCTCCGGGAAAAATGCCCGGACCGCACGATTCACATGGCGAAACCAGAGAAAAAATTGTTCCTGCTGGATGCAATGGCGCTGATCTACCGCGCTCATTTTGCGTTCAACAAAGCTCCCCGTATCAACTCCAAGGGCATGAATACCAGCGTGGTGTTCGGCTTTGCCAACGCCCTGCTGGAAATTCTTCAGAAAGAGAAACCGACCCATATCGGCGTAGCCTTCGATTCGGGAAAGGCCACCTTCCGGCACGAAGCGTTCGCCGACTACAAAGGCACCCGCCAGGCCATGCCCGAAGACATCGGCATTGCCATTCCGTACGTCGTCCGGCTCATCGAAGGCATGGACATTCCCATCCTGAAAGTAGATGGCTTTGAAGCCGACGACGTGATCGGAACGCTCGCCAAGAAAGCTGCCCGCGCTGGTTTTGAGGTGTTTATGATGACGCCGGACAAGGATTTCGGGCAGCTCGTCGAAGAGCATATTCACATTTACAAGCCCGCCTTTATGGGCAAAGCCGCCGAAAAACTGGGCGTGACCGAAGTGCTCGACCGCTGGCAGATTCAGGAAATCAGCCAGGTGACGGACATGCTCGGGCTGGTCGGCGATTCGGTTGATAACATTCCGGGTATTCCGGGCATCGGCGAAAAAACGGCGCAGAAACTGATTTCGGAATACGGCTCGGTCGAAAATCTGATCGCCAACGCCGACCAGCTGAAAGGCAAGCTGAAAGAAAACGTCGAAAAGTTTGCGCAGCAGGGCCTGCTCTCGAAGCAGCTCGCGACCATTCACATCGACGTGCCGATTGAATTTCACGAACAGAACCTCTGTTGCAGCCAGCCGAAGAAGGACGATCTGCTGAAGCTGCTGGACGAACTGGAGTTCCGGCAGCTGCGCAAACGACTGCTCGGCGACGACTACGACGACCCGAACCCGTTCCCGGCGGCCCCGGCCAAAGGCGGCCAGATGAGCCTGTTCGGCGGCGGCGACCTCGGGGCGGATACCCGTCCGGCTAAAGAGCCTTCCGGCGCTTCCGAACTGCCGTTTGTCTTCGACGACGGCGCGCGCAACGCCGCTCCACCGGCCCCGGCCGGCCGCCGTTCGGCCAAAACGCCCGTGACGCCCCCGGCCGCTTCCGGCTCCGCCGCCACGCCTTCCGAAGTGACCGACCCCGCCACGCTCGAATCGGCCGACCAGTCGGGGACCGGCCGGACCCCGGACGGACGGCCCGCTTTCCTGTCGTACGAAATGGAGGAAGGGCAGGAGAGCCGGACCCCGGAGCGCCGCAAAGACATTTACTCGGTGGTGCACGACTACCGGCTCGTCGATACGCCCGAACTGCGGCAGAGTCTGGTGCACTACCTCGGCAAGCAGACCGAATTCTGTTTCGACTCCGAAACGACCTCTACGGACCCCGTCGAGGCGGACCTCGTCGGGCTGTCGTTTTCGTACTGCAAAGGCGAGGCGTTTTATGTGCCCGTTCCGCCGGACCGGGAGGAAGCCCAGGCCATTGTCGATGAGTTCAAGCCGGTGCTGGAGAATCCGGCGATTCAGAAAATCGGGCAGAACCTGAAATACGACCTGCTGATGCTGAAAAAATACGGCGTCGAAGTGCAGGGCAAGCTGTTCGATACAATGGTGGCGCACTACCTCATCGAACCGGAGCAGCGGCACAACATGGACATCATGGCGCTGACGTACCTCAATTACGCGCCGGTATCCATCGAATCGCTGATTGGTAAAAAAGGCCCGAAACAGCTCACCATGCGCGACATCGACGTGCAGCGAGTGGTCGAATACGCGGGAGAGGACGCCGACGTGACGCTTCAACTGAAGGAGATTTTTGCCCAGAAATTAGAGGAAGTCCAGCTTACGAAGCTGTTCGAGCAGGTGGAAATGCCGCTGGTGCGGGTGCTGACGGATATGGAACTGGAAGGCGTGCGGGTGGACACGGCCGCGCTGGCCGAACTGTCGGCAACGCTCGAAACCGACATGAAAGGAGTGCAGCAGCAGATTTACGAAATGGCGGGAGGGCCGTTCAACATCGGGTCGCCGAAGCAGCTCGGCGAGATTCTGTTTGACAAACTGAAACTGGATAAAAACGCCAAAAAGACCAAAACGGGGCAGTACGCAACGGGCGAAGAGATTTTGTCGGAGCTGGAAGAGGAACACGAAATTGCCCGGAAGATTCTGGATTACCGCGAACTGGTCAAGCTGAAAAACACCTACGTGGACGCCCTGCCGCAACTGATCAGCAAACGCGACGGCCGGATTCACACCTCGTTCAACCAGGCCGTGGCGGCTACCGGCCGTCTGTCGTCGACCAACCCGAACCTGCAAAACATCCCGATCCGGACGCCGCGGGGGCAGGAGATTCGGAAGGCGTTTGTGCCGCACGACGAAAACTTCCTGATCATGTCCGCCGACTATTCGCAGATCGAACTGCGCATCATGGCGGCTTTCAGCGGCGACCAGACCATGCTCGACGCCTTCAACAACGACATCGACATTCACACCCAGACGGCCAGCAAGGTCTTTCACGTACCGCTCGAAGAGGTGACGGGCGACATGCGGCGGAAGGCGAAAATGGTCAATTTCGGCATTATCTACGGTATTTCGTCGTTCGGGCTGGCCCGGCGGCTGAAGATTCCGCGCAAGGAAGCCTCCGAAATCATCCAGAACTATTTCACGGAGTTCCCGGCCATCAAGGAGTACATGGACCGCAGCATCGAGCAGGCCCGCGAACGGCAGTACGCCGAAACCATTCTGGGGCGTCGCCGCTACCTGCGCGACATCAACTCCCGCAACATGACCGACCGGACGTTTGCCGA from Tellurirhabdus rosea harbors:
- the polA gene encoding DNA polymerase I, producing the protein MAKPEKKLFLLDAMALIYRAHFAFNKAPRINSKGMNTSVVFGFANALLEILQKEKPTHIGVAFDSGKATFRHEAFADYKGTRQAMPEDIGIAIPYVVRLIEGMDIPILKVDGFEADDVIGTLAKKAARAGFEVFMMTPDKDFGQLVEEHIHIYKPAFMGKAAEKLGVTEVLDRWQIQEISQVTDMLGLVGDSVDNIPGIPGIGEKTAQKLISEYGSVENLIANADQLKGKLKENVEKFAQQGLLSKQLATIHIDVPIEFHEQNLCCSQPKKDDLLKLLDELEFRQLRKRLLGDDYDDPNPFPAAPAKGGQMSLFGGGDLGADTRPAKEPSGASELPFVFDDGARNAAPPAPAGRRSAKTPVTPPAASGSAATPSEVTDPATLESADQSGTGRTPDGRPAFLSYEMEEGQESRTPERRKDIYSVVHDYRLVDTPELRQSLVHYLGKQTEFCFDSETTSTDPVEADLVGLSFSYCKGEAFYVPVPPDREEAQAIVDEFKPVLENPAIQKIGQNLKYDLLMLKKYGVEVQGKLFDTMVAHYLIEPEQRHNMDIMALTYLNYAPVSIESLIGKKGPKQLTMRDIDVQRVVEYAGEDADVTLQLKEIFAQKLEEVQLTKLFEQVEMPLVRVLTDMELEGVRVDTAALAELSATLETDMKGVQQQIYEMAGGPFNIGSPKQLGEILFDKLKLDKNAKKTKTGQYATGEEILSELEEEHEIARKILDYRELVKLKNTYVDALPQLISKRDGRIHTSFNQAVAATGRLSSTNPNLQNIPIRTPRGQEIRKAFVPHDENFLIMSADYSQIELRIMAAFSGDQTMLDAFNNDIDIHTQTASKVFHVPLEEVTGDMRRKAKMVNFGIIYGISSFGLARRLKIPRKEASEIIQNYFTEFPAIKEYMDRSIEQARERQYAETILGRRRYLRDINSRNMTDRTFAERNAINAPIQGTAADMIKIAMIRIADYIRENRLQSRMILTVHDELVFEVHKDEVEQLKGNVEEIMRTAIPLAVKMETGIGMGANWLVAH